A single genomic interval of Arachis duranensis cultivar V14167 chromosome 7, aradu.V14167.gnm2.J7QH, whole genome shotgun sequence harbors:
- the LOC107459219 gene encoding uncharacterized protein LOC107459219 isoform X2, which translates to MGSEGDEKRIIKKPRFLCLHGFRTSAEILKKQVHKWPQSVINELDLVFLDAPFPCQGKSDVEGIFDPPYYEWFQFNKEFTEYTNFDECLQYIEDYMIKHGPFDGLLGFSQGAILSAALPNLQDKGVALTKVPKVKFLIIIGGAKFRSPWVAEKAYSSPIRCPSLHFLGETDFLRQYGSELIECCVEPVVIHHPKGHTIPRLDPLWY; encoded by the exons ATGGGAAGCGAAGGGGATGAGAAGAGAATTATAAAGAAACCAAGGTTCCTATGCCTTCATGGATTCCGAACAAGTGCAGAAATCCTTAAGAAACAGGTTCATAAGTGGCCCCAATCGGTGATTAACGAACTCGATCTCGTTTTCTTGGACGCTCCTTTTCCCTGCCAAGGCAAATCCGATGTTGAAGGAATCTTTGATCCTCCCTATTACGAGTGGTTCCAGTTCAACAAG GAATTCACAGAGTACACCAACTTTGATGAGTGCTTGCAATATATCGAGGATTACATGATCAAGCACGGTCCTTTTGATGGTCTTCTAGGTTTCTCACAG GGGGCAATATTATCAGCAGCACTGCCAAATCTCCAGGACAAG GGTGTGGCACTGACGAAGGTTCCCAAAGTgaaatttctaataataattggAGGAGCTAAGTTTCGATCACCATGGGTGGCTGAGAAGGCATATTCCTCTCCCATTCGCTGCCCCTCCCTTCACTTTCTTG GGGAGACAGATTTTTTGAGGCAATATGGGAGTGAACTAATAGAATGTTGTGTTGAGCCTGTGGTTATTCACCATCCAAAAGGACATACAATACCTAGATTAG ACCCTCTATGGTATTGA
- the LOC127740696 gene encoding uncharacterized protein LOC127740696 — MESVQTMDGFSCLIPKPIQLYIKLTKVMASIGFGTSLAEAYTIRKMYKEKMKKMEQEEGERKEDGKSSNMKINNTITTNRVPKDEISSSGCFSWVSNKQQRKKNSRISDSNDE; from the exons ATGGAAAGTGTTCAAACTATGGACGGCTTTTCTTGCTTGATACCCAAGCCAATTCAACTGTATATAAAGTTAACCAAGG TCATGGCTTCGATAGGATTTGGTACTAGTCTCGCCGAAGCATACACGATTCGGAAGATGTataaggagaagatgaagaagatggAACAAGAAGAAGGAGAACGAAAAGAAGACGGGAAGAGCAGCAACATGAAGATTAATAATACAATCACAACCAACAGAGTTCCGAAGGACGAAATTTCTTCAAGTGGGTGTTTCTCATGGGTTTCCAACAAGCAACAACGCAAGAAAAACTCACGGATATCTGATTCAAATGATGAATAA
- the LOC107459219 gene encoding uncharacterized protein LOC107459219 isoform X1, which translates to MGSEGDEKRIIKKPRFLCLHGFRTSAEILKKQVHKWPQSVINELDLVFLDAPFPCQGKSDVEGIFDPPYYEWFQFNKEFTEYTNFDECLQYIEDYMIKHGPFDGLLGFSQGAILSAALPNLQDKGVALTKVPKVKFLIIIGGAKFRSPWVAEKAYSSPIRCPSLHFLGETDFLRQYGSELIECCVEPVVIHHPKGHTIPRLDDESLKTTMSFIEKIKKDI; encoded by the exons ATGGGAAGCGAAGGGGATGAGAAGAGAATTATAAAGAAACCAAGGTTCCTATGCCTTCATGGATTCCGAACAAGTGCAGAAATCCTTAAGAAACAGGTTCATAAGTGGCCCCAATCGGTGATTAACGAACTCGATCTCGTTTTCTTGGACGCTCCTTTTCCCTGCCAAGGCAAATCCGATGTTGAAGGAATCTTTGATCCTCCCTATTACGAGTGGTTCCAGTTCAACAAG GAATTCACAGAGTACACCAACTTTGATGAGTGCTTGCAATATATCGAGGATTACATGATCAAGCACGGTCCTTTTGATGGTCTTCTAGGTTTCTCACAG GGGGCAATATTATCAGCAGCACTGCCAAATCTCCAGGACAAG GGTGTGGCACTGACGAAGGTTCCCAAAGTgaaatttctaataataattggAGGAGCTAAGTTTCGATCACCATGGGTGGCTGAGAAGGCATATTCCTCTCCCATTCGCTGCCCCTCCCTTCACTTTCTTG GGGAGACAGATTTTTTGAGGCAATATGGGAGTGAACTAATAGAATGTTGTGTTGAGCCTGTGGTTATTCACCATCCAAAAGGACATACAATACCTAGATTAG ATGATGAGAGTTTGAAGACCACGATGAGtttcattgaaaaaattaaaaaagatatatga